From Scleropages formosus chromosome 1, fSclFor1.1, whole genome shotgun sequence, a single genomic window includes:
- the pcbp2 gene encoding poly(rC)-binding protein 2 has translation MDSGVIEGGLNVTLTIRLLMHGKEVGSIIGKKGESVKKMRDESGARINISEGNCPERIITLAGPTNAIFKAFSMIIDKMEEDISSSMTNSTAASRPPVTLRIVVPASQCGSLIGKGGCKIKEIRESTGAQVQVAGDMLPNSTERAITVAGTPPSIIECVKQICVVMLESPPKGVTIPYRPKPSSSPVIFAGGQAYAVQGQHAIPQPDLTKLHQLAMQQGPFPLTAGSQGFTGMDASAQTGSHELTIPNDLIGCIIGRQGAKINEIRQMSGAQIKIANPVEGSTDRQVTITGSAASISLAEYLINARLSSEATGLATN, from the exons ATGGACTCCGGTGTGATTGAAGGAGGTCTCAATGTCACCCTGACAATCAGGTTGCTCATGCATGGAAAG gaAGTTGGGAGCATTATTGGCAAG AAAGGTGAATCTGTTAAAAAGATGAGAGATGAG AGCGGAGCACGGATCAACATCTCAGAGGGAAACTGTCCTGAGAGGATCATTACTCTGGCTGGGCCTACCAATGCCATCTTCAAAGCCTTTTCTATGATCATTGACAAGATGGAGGAG GACATCAGCAGCTCAATGACCAACAGCACTGCTGCCAGTCGCCCTCCAGTGACGCTGCGCATTGTTGTTCCTGCCAGCCAGTGCGGCTCACTCATTGGCAAGGGTGGCTGCAAGATCAAGGAGATCAGAGAG TCAACAGGAGCCCAGGTGCAGGTGGCAGGCGACATGCTGCCCAACTCCACGGAGCGCGCCATCACAGTTGCTGGCACCCCTCCGTCCATCATCGAGTGTGTCAAGCAGATCTGCGTCGTGATGCTTGAG tctCCCCCAAAAGGCGTCACCATTCCGTATAGACCTAAACCTTCAAGCTCACCTGTGATCTTTGCTGGTGGACAG GCATATGCCGTTCAAGGGCAGCATGCGATCCCTCAGCCGGAT CTCACCAAACTGCACCAGCTGGCTATGCAGCAAGGCCCCTTCCCTCTGACTGCTGGTAGCCAAGGATTCACTG GTATGGATGCATCAGCCCAGACTGGCTCCCACGAGTTGACCATTCCAAATGAT CTGATCGGGTGCATCATTGGCCGCCAGGGTGCCAAGATCAATGAGATCAGGCAGATGTCTGGGGCCCAGATCAAGATTGCCAACCCAGTGGAGGGCTCTACTGACCGGCAGGTCACCATCACCGGGTCTGCTGCCAGCATCAGCCTGGCAGAGTACCTCATCAATGCCAG GTTGTCCTCAGAGGCCACTGGACTGGCGACCAACTGA